A window of Corallococcus macrosporus DSM 14697 contains these coding sequences:
- the dinB gene encoding DNA polymerase IV: protein MRAIIHVDMDAFYASVEQRDNPALRGKPLIVGGHAQRGVVVAASYEVRPFGVRSAMPMARAMKAAPHALVVKPRFSAYAEASEHVFAIFERYTPLIEPLSLDEAFLDVTASVGLFGTPADIARRIRKEIADELGLPSSAGVATVKFVAKIASDLAKPNGQREVRAEETVAFLAGLPVSRLWGVGPKTEEALRLAGLKTIGDVAARELDWLEDRLGSSGRHLWELSQGIDTREVVPDRAAKSVGAEDTFDEDLVGMDALKPHVHAQALRVARRLRRAALKGRVVQLKLKFADFTLITRRTTLREATDDGQTLYRAALELMEKAHQGKPLRLTGVSVQLDEEQPQLGLFPAAAPRTAKLNAALDKIAERFGSKAITTADIAGSEATDSAEHRSERPVDKGGPKS from the coding sequence ATGCGAGCCATCATCCATGTGGACATGGATGCCTTCTATGCATCCGTAGAGCAGCGGGACAACCCGGCCCTGCGGGGCAAGCCGCTCATCGTGGGCGGGCATGCCCAGCGTGGCGTGGTGGTCGCCGCCTCCTACGAGGTGCGCCCCTTCGGGGTGCGCAGCGCCATGCCCATGGCGCGGGCGATGAAGGCCGCGCCCCATGCGCTCGTCGTGAAGCCCCGCTTCTCCGCGTATGCCGAGGCCAGCGAGCACGTCTTCGCCATCTTCGAGCGCTACACGCCGCTCATCGAGCCGCTGTCCCTGGACGAAGCCTTCCTCGACGTGACGGCCTCGGTGGGCCTCTTCGGCACGCCCGCGGACATCGCCCGGCGCATCCGCAAGGAGATTGCCGACGAGCTGGGCCTGCCCTCCTCCGCGGGCGTGGCCACGGTGAAGTTCGTGGCGAAGATTGCCTCCGACCTCGCCAAGCCCAACGGCCAGCGGGAGGTGCGGGCTGAGGAGACGGTGGCCTTCCTCGCGGGCCTGCCGGTGTCGCGCCTGTGGGGGGTGGGGCCGAAGACGGAGGAGGCCCTGAGGCTCGCCGGGCTGAAGACGATTGGCGACGTGGCGGCCCGGGAGTTGGACTGGCTGGAGGACAGGCTGGGCTCCAGCGGGCGGCACCTGTGGGAGCTGTCCCAGGGCATCGACACGCGCGAGGTGGTGCCGGACCGGGCGGCCAAGAGCGTGGGCGCGGAGGACACGTTCGACGAGGACCTCGTGGGCATGGACGCGCTCAAGCCGCACGTGCACGCCCAGGCCCTGCGCGTGGCCCGGCGGCTGCGGCGGGCGGCGCTGAAGGGCCGCGTGGTGCAGCTCAAGCTGAAGTTCGCGGACTTCACGCTCATCACCCGGCGGACCACGCTGCGCGAGGCCACGGATGACGGGCAGACGCTCTATCGCGCGGCGCTGGAGCTGATGGAGAAGGCGCACCAGGGCAAGCCGCTGCGGCTCACCGGCGTCAGCGTGCAGTTGGACGAGGAGCAGCCGCAGCTCGGCCTGTTCCCCGCCGCGGCGCCGCGCACCGCGAAGCTGAACGCGGCGCTGGACAAGATCGCGGAGCGGTTCGGCAGCAAGGCCATCACCACCGCGGACATCGCCGGCAGTGAGGCGACGGACAGCGCGGAGCACCGCTCCGAGCGTCCGGTGGACAAGGGCGGCCCCAAGTCCTGA